The Coleofasciculus chthonoplastes PCC 7420 genome includes a window with the following:
- a CDS encoding PspA/IM30 family protein produces the protein MGLIERIGRVIRANLNSLIGQTEDPERILEQAVDDMQHDLIQMRQAVAQAIASQKRTERQASQAESTAQEWYNRAQLALQKGEENLAREALTRRQTHQQTAQALQGQLGQQREIVTKLKKDMKTLESKISEAKTKKDLYIARARSAQASEKINEMLGNLNTGGTLSAFERMEDRVHELEARSEAIAELSSGDELEKKFNALESGSNIDTELASMKANLGGTTASAQLPSAQAGSGGNAEIEAELEKLRSDLDKS, from the coding sequence ATGGGATTGATTGAGCGCATCGGGCGAGTGATTCGCGCCAACCTGAATAGCCTGATTGGACAAACCGAAGATCCAGAAAGAATTCTGGAACAAGCTGTGGACGATATGCAGCACGATTTAATCCAAATGCGGCAGGCTGTCGCTCAAGCGATCGCGTCCCAAAAACGTACAGAACGCCAAGCCTCCCAAGCTGAATCGACGGCACAAGAATGGTACAACCGCGCTCAACTGGCACTGCAAAAAGGGGAAGAGAATTTGGCACGAGAAGCCCTAACTCGACGACAAACTCATCAGCAAACGGCTCAAGCTCTCCAGGGACAACTGGGGCAGCAACGTGAGATTGTTACTAAACTTAAAAAAGATATGAAGACTCTAGAGAGTAAAATCTCGGAGGCAAAAACGAAAAAAGACCTTTATATTGCCAGAGCGCGTTCAGCTCAAGCCTCAGAGAAGATTAACGAGATGTTAGGAAATCTCAACACAGGCGGTACCCTGAGTGCCTTTGAGCGCATGGAAGACAGAGTACACGAACTCGAAGCCCGATCCGAGGCGATCGCGGAACTCTCTAGTGGTGATGAATTGGAAAAGAAATTTAATGCCCTAGAAAGTGGCAGTAACATTGATACAGAATTAGCCTCGATGAAAGCTAACCTAGGTGGTACAACGGCATCGGCACAATTACCGTCCGCTCAAGCCGGATCAGGTGGCAAT